One segment of Neoarius graeffei isolate fNeoGra1 chromosome 20, fNeoGra1.pri, whole genome shotgun sequence DNA contains the following:
- the LOC132869324 gene encoding C-type lectin domain family 4 member E, translated as MKRNKQIYCNVTATSTRGPGSGKRCIYCVVISCSVLLVLSLIANALLAYFYVKLKWASDTLSEQARKYSAEDCKINHATVTSREQIRRCSAGERQIQYKDRLYIFPKDEMNWISSRKNCQEFGGDLVVINSKEEHKFLVGAMNTFSNSLHWIGLRNAKKQGTWLWVDETPLLQNCSWWTVASENSVSVREDCVGYYDGQWVDLSCSTSERRICEIICTP; from the exons ATGAAGCGCAATAAGCAAATCTACTGCAATGTTACTGCAACCTCTACGAGAG GTCCAGGAAGTGGTAAAAGATGCATTTACTGTGTGGTGATCTCGTGCTCTGTTCTCCTCGTCCTGTCCCTGATAGCCAATGCTCTTCTGGCCTATTTTT atgttaaACTCAAGTGGGCCTCAGACACTTTATCTGAGCAGGCCAGGAAGTACTCAGCTGAAG ACTGTAAAATCAACCATGCAACAGTCACCTCACGTGAGCAGATCAGAAGATGCTCAGCTGGAG AGCGTCAAATACAGTACAAAGACAGACTCTACATTTTCCCTAAAGATGAAATGAACTGGATTTCCAGTAGAAAGAACTGCCAGGAATTCGGGGGAGACCTGGTGGTGATCAACAGTAAAGAGGAACAT AAGTTCCTTGTTGGTGCAATGAACACGTTTAGCAATTCTCTCCACTGGATTGGTCTGAGAAATGCTAAAAAGCAGGGCACGTGGCTATGGGTGGACGAAACCCCTCTTCTGCAAAATTGCTC GTGGTGGACGGTTGCGTCAGAGAACAGCGTATCAGTGAGAGAAGACTGTGTGGGTTATTACGATGGGCAGTGGGTGGATCTGTCCTGTTCAACATCAGAAAGGAGGATCTGCGAGATCATTTGTACTCCCTGA